One Candidatus Methylomirabilota bacterium DNA window includes the following coding sequences:
- a CDS encoding sugar ABC transporter permease produces the protein MEKRGVGIGLPGLGGALDRTFRYWALLPVFVVLLLLTAYPLVQLVGMSLSDYTFGGGSIVAHYSGLRNLELMGEDTVFRAAVRNTLVFVVGVVLVEFVLGFVVALLASGLPRGGGLFKTVLVIPLLVPPIAIGTMWRLMYQSEFGVINALLRELRLPTPNWLGDPAIALGSVMIVDVWHWTAFMFLILLAGLESLPAEPFEAARVDGASAWQAFRALTLPLMRPIILVALMLRTVFAFKVFDEVFLLTTGGPGTSTEVVSMYIYKVIFRTMELGYGSFLSVVAALLTSVFVLGYLWTLRRERIAA, from the coding sequence GTGGAGAAGCGTGGGGTCGGGATCGGGCTGCCAGGCCTCGGAGGGGCGCTCGATCGGACATTCCGCTATTGGGCGCTGCTCCCGGTCTTCGTGGTCCTCCTCCTGCTCACCGCCTATCCCCTGGTTCAGCTCGTCGGCATGAGCCTCTCCGACTACACCTTCGGCGGGGGCTCGATCGTCGCTCACTACTCGGGGCTCCGGAACCTGGAACTGATGGGCGAGGACACGGTCTTTCGGGCCGCCGTCCGGAACACGCTCGTCTTCGTGGTGGGCGTGGTCCTGGTCGAGTTCGTCCTGGGCTTCGTGGTGGCCCTCCTGGCGAGCGGCCTGCCTCGCGGCGGGGGCCTCTTCAAGACGGTCCTCGTCATCCCACTTCTCGTCCCGCCCATCGCGATCGGCACGATGTGGCGGCTCATGTACCAGAGCGAGTTCGGCGTGATCAACGCGCTCCTGCGGGAGCTCCGGCTCCCCACGCCCAACTGGCTCGGCGACCCGGCTATCGCCCTCGGGTCAGTCATGATCGTGGACGTGTGGCACTGGACCGCCTTCATGTTCCTGATCCTGCTGGCCGGGCTCGAATCGCTTCCCGCCGAGCCCTTCGAGGCCGCCCGGGTCGACGGCGCCTCTGCCTGGCAGGCCTTCCGGGCGCTGACTCTCCCCCTCATGCGGCCGATCATCCTGGTGGCGCTCATGCTCCGGACTGTCTTCGCCTTCAAGGTCTTCGACGAGGTGTTCCTCCTCACCACCGGCGGGCCGGGGACGTCCACCGAGGTCGTCAGCATGTACATCTACAAGGTGATCTTTCGGACCATGGAGCTGGGCTACGGCTCGTTTCTCTCTGTGGTGGCCGCCCTCCTCACCTCCGTCTTCGTGCTGGGCTACTTGTGGACGCTGCGGCGCGAGCGCATCGCCGCCTGA